One Natrinema halophilum genomic window carries:
- a CDS encoding archaellin/type IV pilin N-terminal domain-containing protein encodes MSEATIDSEERGQVGIGTLIVFIAMVLVAAIAAGVLINTAGVLQSQASDTGSETQQAVANQIEVVHASGNITQDGDYVDRLNLTIKKSAGSQAIDVSSMTVQYTSDSVDRTLTYRGSDTTYQEATDADISTNASGAEAELDHYVGGYTASAGDYTDFDSISDPTQMGLYAADSDHFTTFAVNNGKAFLTDNEERITLTINTTVIEDPNGLDDGLKGGEGATIKLIDLSGAQFSYGVEVPSTFGNKQVVEV; translated from the coding sequence ATGTCCGAGGCCACAATAGACTCCGAGGAGCGCGGGCAGGTTGGAATCGGGACGCTCATCGTGTTCATCGCGATGGTCCTGGTCGCGGCAATCGCGGCCGGTGTCTTGATCAATACTGCCGGTGTCCTACAGAGTCAGGCCTCGGACACTGGATCCGAAACGCAACAAGCGGTCGCAAACCAGATTGAAGTCGTACACGCAAGCGGGAACATCACTCAGGATGGAGACTACGTCGATCGACTGAACTTGACAATCAAGAAATCGGCTGGCTCACAGGCCATCGATGTGAGTTCGATGACCGTTCAGTATACGAGTGACAGTGTCGATAGAACGCTAACATATCGCGGGTCCGACACCACCTATCAGGAGGCGACTGACGCTGATATCTCGACAAATGCATCCGGTGCCGAAGCCGAACTCGATCATTACGTGGGCGGATACACTGCTTCAGCTGGTGACTATACGGACTTCGATTCCATTTCGGACCCCACCCAGATGGGCCTCTACGCAGCGGATAGCGATCACTTCACGACGTTCGCCGTCAACAATGGCAAAGCCTTCTTGACGGACAATGAAGAGCGTATCACGCTTACCATCAACACCACGGTCATCGAAGACCCTAACGGACTCGACGATGGACTCAAAGGTGGTGAGGGTGCGACGATAAAGCTCATCGATCTGTCCGGTGCGCAGTTCAGCTACGGTGTCGAAGTACCCTCGACGTTTGGGAACAAGCAAGTCGTCGAGGTCTAA
- a CDS encoding DUF7500 family protein: MTPDPLEQDDGVLAPDELRLDDDHVDELGENRYLVRSEGAGSKRVARPPATEAVDTPPAGDLPAGDGHTESDHHARTPHAHSSELADASEPHGVDITLKTDREIAHHRATSHDVREVFVDLLTWYAGQLDDDLSPSEALQVMLAASDLEV, translated from the coding sequence ATGACCCCCGATCCGCTCGAGCAAGATGACGGCGTACTCGCCCCCGACGAGTTGCGGTTAGACGACGATCACGTCGACGAGTTGGGCGAGAACCGGTATCTCGTTCGATCCGAGGGGGCCGGTTCGAAACGCGTTGCGAGACCGCCAGCCACCGAGGCTGTAGACACGCCGCCAGCGGGCGACTTGCCCGCTGGAGACGGCCATACCGAGAGTGACCATCACGCACGCACACCTCACGCACACTCGAGTGAACTCGCCGATGCGTCCGAACCGCACGGTGTCGATATCACGCTGAAGACCGACCGGGAGATCGCACATCATCGCGCGACGTCGCACGACGTCCGCGAGGTGTTCGTCGACCTCTTGACCTGGTACGCCGGCCAGCTCGACGACGATCTGTCGCCGAGCGAAGCACTGCAGGTAATGCTGGCGGCGTCCGATCTCGAGGTCTGA